Proteins co-encoded in one Streptococcus parauberis NCFD 2020 genomic window:
- the dltD gene encoding D-alanyl-lipoteichoic acid biosynthesis protein DltD gives MLKKFWHLLGPVILALSLVVITLLSFPSHLKLSFKQERENAVSLTDNSFKNGEIKTQAFTDQKKNFVPFFGSSEWSRMDSMHPSVLAKKYHRNYIPYLVGKRGTQSLSHYFGLQHMTPYMENKKAVFVISPQWFSSQGTDGQAVQKYLSNTQVIDFILQANPKDEEAHIAAQRLLILNPSVVYSGYLKKISKGEPISQVKLSYLKSSAYLSKKVEVLFSHLSYSKSYQDKIYPRTKGLPKHFSYETLNKLADRRGQIATSNNPFKISNTFFTGRIAKNMKRLKGFQSKESYIISPEYTDFQLVLSQFAKKNIDVMFVVTPVNKEWAAYTGLDLQKYQDAVQKIKFQLQAQGFNNITDLSQDGGKPYFMNDTIHLGWNGWLAFDKQVQPFLATQTTKVKYDIDSYFYTKEWANLTYKEMKTKTVK, from the coding sequence ATGCTTAAGAAATTTTGGCATCTTTTAGGGCCAGTAATTTTAGCATTGAGCTTAGTGGTCATTACCCTATTAAGTTTTCCTTCACATCTAAAACTCTCTTTTAAACAGGAACGAGAAAATGCAGTATCCTTAACTGATAATTCCTTTAAAAATGGGGAAATAAAGACACAAGCTTTCACTGATCAAAAGAAAAATTTTGTCCCATTTTTTGGCTCTAGTGAATGGAGTCGAATGGATAGCATGCATCCTTCAGTACTAGCAAAAAAATATCATCGCAATTATATTCCCTACTTAGTTGGGAAACGTGGTACGCAAAGTTTATCACATTATTTTGGTCTCCAACATATGACGCCATATATGGAAAACAAAAAAGCAGTTTTTGTTATTTCTCCACAGTGGTTTAGTAGTCAAGGGACTGATGGTCAGGCTGTTCAAAAATATTTGTCCAATACCCAAGTTATTGATTTTATTTTACAAGCAAATCCCAAGGATGAAGAAGCTCATATTGCTGCTCAACGTTTGCTCATATTAAATCCAAGTGTTGTTTACTCAGGTTACTTAAAGAAAATCAGTAAAGGTGAACCAATCAGTCAGGTTAAACTCAGTTATCTTAAAAGTTCAGCTTATTTATCCAAGAAAGTAGAAGTACTATTTAGTCACCTGTCTTACTCAAAATCCTATCAAGATAAAATTTATCCAAGAACAAAAGGGCTACCAAAGCATTTTTCATATGAAACTTTGAATAAACTTGCTGATCGTCGTGGACAGATAGCAACTTCAAACAATCCATTCAAAATTAGCAATACATTTTTTACTGGTCGTATAGCTAAGAATATGAAACGTTTAAAAGGCTTTCAATCTAAAGAATCCTATATTATTTCTCCAGAGTATACCGATTTTCAATTAGTATTGTCACAGTTTGCTAAGAAAAATATAGATGTAATGTTTGTTGTTACGCCTGTTAATAAAGAGTGGGCTGCTTATACAGGTTTAGATTTACAAAAATATCAAGACGCAGTTCAAAAGATAAAATTCCAATTACAGGCTCAGGGTTTTAATAATATCACTGATTTAAGCCAGGATGGTGGTAAACCTTATTTTATGAATGATACAATTCATTTAGGGTGGAATGGCTGGTTAGCTTTCGATAAGCAAGTTCAACCATTTTTAGCAACACAAACCACTAAAGTAAAATATGATATTGATAGTTATTTCTATACTAAAGAATGGGCTAATTTAACTTATAAAGAAATGAAAACCAAAACGGTAAAATAG
- the dltC gene encoding D-alanine--poly(phosphoribitol) ligase subunit DltC has translation MNTLETVINLFDRLFMEDVSDILDEDLFDAGVLDSLGTVELIVELENIFDIKVPISEFGREDWNTVNKIVAGVEELQNA, from the coding sequence ATGAATACATTAGAAACTGTTATTAACCTATTTGATCGTCTATTTATGGAGGACGTATCTGATATTTTAGACGAAGATTTATTTGATGCTGGCGTGTTAGATAGCTTAGGCACCGTAGAGTTAATCGTGGAACTTGAAAATATTTTTGATATTAAGGTGCCCATCTCAGAATTTGGACGTGAAGACTGGAATACTGTAAATAAAATTGTCGCAGGTGTAGAGGAACTTCAAAATGCTTAA
- the dltB gene encoding D-alanyl-lipoteichoic acid biosynthesis protein DltB, with product MIRFLESIPYLEPYANPQYFLYLLLFLLPIVIGIFKGKRFPIYELLVSFLFIALMFGENNYYQLLAFILYMIWQTICVFAYKLYRKDHNQTFIFYLATFLVIFSLLCVKVVPILAFDERQSLFSFLGISYLTFKSIGMIIEMRDGTLEDFSLVSFLRFIIFLPTFSSGPIDRYRRFNEDYETIPNQDEYFKLLEKAINYIMLGFLYKFIISYVLGNILLPTIQAKALKTGTFFSLPTLGVMYGYGLNLFFDFAGYSMFAIAISYIMGIKTPENFNKPFLSPNLKEFWNRWHMSLSFWFRDFVFMRLVHLFFKNKTFKNRNTTSSVAYLVNMLVMGFWHGFTWYYIAYGLFHGIGLILTDIWLRKKKEINRKRKKKGLKPLFESQLFHLFSIVFTFHIVMISLLIFSGFLNDLWFPTIPK from the coding sequence ATGATAAGGTTTTTAGAATCAATTCCCTATCTGGAACCTTATGCTAACCCTCAGTACTTTCTATATTTGTTGCTCTTTTTGCTTCCCATTGTAATTGGAATTTTTAAAGGAAAAAGATTTCCAATTTATGAGCTTTTAGTCTCATTCTTATTTATTGCTTTGATGTTTGGTGAGAACAATTATTATCAATTGTTAGCTTTTATCCTTTATATGATTTGGCAGACTATCTGTGTCTTTGCCTATAAATTGTATAGAAAAGACCATAATCAAACCTTTATCTTTTATCTAGCAACTTTTTTGGTTATTTTTTCTTTGCTTTGTGTAAAAGTAGTACCAATTCTAGCTTTTGATGAAAGGCAATCACTATTTTCTTTCTTAGGTATTTCCTATTTAACCTTTAAATCAATTGGAATGATTATAGAAATGCGTGATGGTACCTTAGAGGATTTTAGCTTAGTATCCTTCCTACGCTTTATTATTTTCCTTCCAACTTTCTCTAGCGGACCTATTGACCGCTATCGTAGATTCAATGAAGATTATGAAACTATTCCAAATCAAGATGAGTATTTCAAGTTGCTGGAAAAAGCTATCAACTATATTATGTTGGGCTTCTTATATAAATTTATTATTTCTTATGTTTTAGGTAATATCTTACTACCAACTATTCAAGCTAAAGCATTAAAAACGGGTACATTCTTCAGTCTTCCAACTTTAGGAGTCATGTATGGATATGGTTTAAATCTCTTCTTTGATTTTGCTGGTTACTCCATGTTTGCGATTGCTATCTCATATATAATGGGGATTAAAACTCCAGAAAACTTCAATAAGCCATTCCTTTCTCCCAATTTAAAAGAATTTTGGAATCGTTGGCATATGTCTTTGTCATTTTGGTTTAGAGATTTTGTCTTTATGCGACTAGTTCATTTATTCTTTAAAAATAAGACCTTTAAAAATCGTAATACAACATCCAGTGTCGCTTACCTTGTGAACATGTTGGTTATGGGATTCTGGCATGGGTTTACTTGGTATTACATTGCTTACGGATTATTTCACGGGATTGGTCTTATTCTGACTGATATTTGGCTTCGAAAGAAAAAAGAAATTAACCGAAAACGTAAGAAAAAAGGCCTAAAACCATTGTTTGAAAGTCAATTGTTCCATCTTTTCTCCATTGTTTTTACTTTCCATATTGTAATGATTTCCTTATTAATTTTCTCTGGATTTCTAAATGATCTATGGTTCCCAACTATTCCAAAATAA
- the dltA gene encoding D-alanine--poly(phosphoribitol) ligase subunit DltA produces the protein MITNMIEQIEHFASVSGDSFVYDCLGKKNTYSELKQHSDSIASHIDSLNLEEKSPVLVFGAQSYDMLATFVCLTKSGHAYIPVDVHSAIDRIDDIIDVANPSLIIAIEDFPLENISCPIIDFAEIDKIKANKVSYQLDHCVVGDDNYYIIFTSGTTGKPKGVQISHNNLLSYTNWMITDKSFNINQKPQMLAQAPYSFDLSVMHWAPALALGGTLFALPKEILGDYKLLFKTITNLPIEIWTSTPSFVDMAMLSEDFCQEKLQQLTHFYFDGEELTVATAKKLFERFPNAQIINAYGPTEATVALSAIQITKEMTETLTRLPIGYPKSDSPTFIVDEELNILEPGKQGEIIVTGPAVSKGYLNNPEKTAEAFFTFNDQQAYHTGDLGQLTDDNILLYGGRLDFQIKYSGYRIELEDVSQQLNQSPFVEAAVAVPRYNQQHKVQNLLAFIIVKEGVAEQFSNEREMTKAIKESVSNNMMPYMMPSKFFFRSELPLTPNGKIDIKGLIAEVNKQ, from the coding sequence ATGATTACAAATATGATTGAACAAATAGAACACTTTGCATCTGTCTCCGGTGACAGCTTTGTTTACGATTGTTTGGGAAAGAAAAACACATATTCAGAATTGAAACAACATTCTGATAGCATTGCCTCACATATAGACAGTTTAAATTTGGAGGAAAAGTCTCCTGTTTTAGTCTTTGGAGCACAGTCTTATGATATGCTAGCAACCTTTGTTTGTTTAACTAAATCTGGTCATGCCTATATACCGGTAGATGTTCATTCAGCTATAGATAGAATAGATGACATCATTGATGTTGCTAATCCTAGCTTGATCATCGCAATTGAAGATTTTCCTCTAGAGAATATTTCTTGTCCAATTATTGATTTTGCAGAAATTGATAAGATTAAAGCAAATAAAGTAAGCTACCAGCTTGATCATTGTGTTGTAGGAGATGATAACTACTATATTATATTTACTTCAGGGACAACTGGTAAACCTAAAGGTGTACAAATTTCACATAATAACCTGCTTAGCTATACCAATTGGATGATTACAGATAAATCTTTTAATATAAATCAAAAACCACAGATGTTAGCTCAGGCACCCTATTCATTTGACTTATCTGTTATGCATTGGGCACCAGCTTTGGCTCTGGGAGGAACTTTGTTTGCCTTACCTAAGGAAATTTTAGGTGACTATAAATTATTATTCAAAACAATTACTAATTTGCCGATAGAAATCTGGACGTCAACACCGTCATTTGTCGATATGGCAATGCTTAGTGAAGATTTTTGTCAGGAAAAATTACAGCAACTGACCCATTTCTATTTTGATGGAGAAGAATTGACTGTCGCGACAGCAAAGAAATTATTTGAACGTTTTCCAAATGCTCAAATTATTAATGCTTATGGTCCGACAGAAGCAACAGTAGCTTTGTCCGCTATTCAAATTACAAAAGAAATGACTGAAACACTGACTCGACTACCTATTGGTTATCCAAAATCAGATTCACCAACTTTTATTGTTGATGAGGAGTTAAATATTTTAGAACCGGGTAAACAAGGGGAAATTATTGTTACAGGTCCAGCGGTTTCTAAAGGTTACTTAAACAACCCTGAAAAAACAGCTGAAGCTTTCTTTACCTTTAACGATCAACAAGCTTATCATACAGGCGACCTAGGACAATTAACAGATGATAATATCCTTTTATATGGTGGGCGACTTGATTTCCAAATCAAATATAGTGGTTACCGTATTGAATTAGAGGATGTTTCTCAACAGTTAAATCAGTCTCCATTTGTTGAGGCGGCAGTAGCTGTTCCTCGCTACAATCAGCAGCATAAGGTTCAAAACTTGTTAGCTTTCATTATTGTAAAAGAAGGTGTAGCGGAGCAATTCAGCAACGAGCGTGAAATGACAAAGGCTATCAAAGAATCAGTTTCAAATAACATGATGCCCTATATGATGCCTTCTAAATTTTTCTTTAGATCAGAACTTCCTTTGACTCCTAATGGGAAGATTGATATTAAAGGGTTGATTGCTGAGGTTAATAAACAATGA
- a CDS encoding teichoic acid D-Ala incorporation-associated protein DltX, protein MNKKMRDCLIFLGKIVLYYFIFMLLVYFFAYAGHGQGSFIYNEF, encoded by the coding sequence ATGAACAAAAAAATGAGAGATTGTCTAATTTTCTTAGGTAAGATAGTTCTCTATTATTTTATATTTATGCTATTAGTTTACTTTTTTGCCTATGCCGGTCATGGTCAAGGAAGTTTTATTTACAATGAATTTTAG
- the uvrB gene encoding excinuclease ABC subunit UvrB, whose product MIDKRIDKPFHLVSKYQPSGDQPQAIEELVDNIEGGEKAQILLGATGTGKTFTMSQVINRVNKPTLVIAHNKTLAGQLYGEFKEFFPDNAVEYFVSYYDYYQPEAYVPSSDTYIEKDSSVNDEIDKLRHSATSSLLERNDVIVVASVSCIYGLGSPKEYADSAVSLRPGQEISRDQLLNQLVDIQFERNDIDFQRGRFRVRGDVVEVFPASRDEHAFRVEFFGDEIDRIREIESLTGKILGEVDHLVLFPATHFVTNDEHMETSIAKIQAELEEQLKLFESEGKLLEAQRLKQRTEYDIEMLREMGYTNGVENYSRHMDGRAAGEPPYTLLDFFPEDFMIMIDESHMTMGQIKGMYNGDQARKKMLVDYGFRLPSALDNRPLRREEFESHVHQIVYVSATPGDYEMEQTDTIIEQIIRPTGLLDPEVEIRPSMGQMDDLLGEINTRAEKGERTFITTLTKKMAEDLTDYLKEMGVKVKYMHSDIKTLERTEIIRDLRLGVFDVLIGINLLREGIDVPEVSLVAILDADKEGFLRNERGLIQTIGRAARNSEGHVIMYADKMTESMRKAIDETARRRQIQIDYNTEHDITPKTIKKEIRDLIGISKGKGADVEETSPDYTAMNKSERKEAIKKLQKQMHEAAEMLDFELAAQIRDIVIELKTMD is encoded by the coding sequence ATGATTGATAAACGAATTGATAAACCATTTCACTTGGTTTCTAAATATCAACCTTCTGGGGATCAACCACAAGCTATAGAAGAGCTGGTTGATAATATTGAAGGTGGTGAAAAGGCCCAGATTTTGCTTGGTGCGACTGGTACTGGTAAGACTTTTACGATGAGTCAAGTTATAAACAGAGTGAACAAACCCACGCTTGTTATAGCCCATAATAAAACTTTAGCGGGCCAATTGTATGGTGAATTTAAAGAGTTTTTCCCTGATAATGCTGTTGAGTATTTTGTATCTTACTATGATTATTATCAACCGGAAGCCTATGTACCTTCTAGTGATACCTATATTGAAAAAGATTCTTCGGTCAATGATGAAATTGATAAGCTTCGCCATTCTGCCACATCTTCTTTGTTAGAACGAAATGATGTTATTGTAGTTGCTTCAGTATCATGTATTTATGGTTTGGGATCACCCAAAGAGTATGCAGATTCTGCCGTCTCTCTAAGACCTGGTCAAGAAATCTCACGTGATCAATTATTAAACCAATTAGTTGATATTCAATTTGAACGCAACGACATTGATTTCCAACGGGGCCGGTTCCGTGTTCGAGGCGATGTTGTTGAAGTCTTTCCGGCTTCTCGCGACGAGCATGCCTTTCGTGTTGAATTCTTTGGGGACGAAATTGATCGAATCAGAGAGATTGAAAGTCTCACAGGCAAGATACTTGGCGAAGTTGACCACCTAGTGCTCTTCCCAGCCACCCACTTTGTGACTAATGATGAACACATGGAGACCTCGATAGCAAAAATTCAAGCAGAACTGGAAGAGCAACTTAAGTTGTTTGAAAGTGAAGGGAAGCTTTTAGAAGCGCAGCGATTAAAACAAAGAACAGAATATGACATTGAAATGCTCCGAGAAATGGGGTATACAAATGGTGTCGAGAATTATTCGCGTCATATGGATGGTCGTGCTGCTGGTGAGCCGCCTTATACCCTGCTTGACTTTTTCCCTGAAGATTTCATGATTATGATTGATGAAAGTCACATGACTATGGGTCAAATCAAAGGGATGTACAATGGTGACCAAGCCCGTAAGAAAATGCTAGTAGATTATGGTTTTAGACTTCCTTCTGCGCTTGATAATCGTCCTTTACGTCGTGAGGAATTTGAAAGTCATGTTCATCAGATTGTCTATGTATCTGCCACTCCAGGCGACTACGAGATGGAACAGACAGATACAATCATTGAGCAAATTATCCGTCCAACTGGACTGTTAGATCCAGAAGTCGAAATTCGTCCTTCAATGGGACAAATGGATGATTTACTTGGTGAAATTAATACGCGAGCTGAAAAGGGTGAGAGAACCTTTATTACAACCTTAACTAAAAAGATGGCAGAAGATTTAACAGACTATCTTAAAGAGATGGGGGTTAAGGTCAAGTATATGCATAGTGATATTAAAACACTAGAACGAACAGAGATTATTCGTGATCTTCGTTTAGGGGTATTTGATGTCTTAATTGGAATTAACTTATTGCGTGAAGGAATTGACGTTCCAGAAGTAAGTTTAGTTGCTATTTTAGATGCTGATAAAGAAGGTTTCTTACGAAATGAACGGGGTCTGATTCAGACTATTGGTCGTGCAGCTCGTAACTCCGAAGGACATGTTATTATGTATGCTGATAAAATGACTGAATCTATGCGGAAAGCTATTGATGAAACTGCTCGTCGTCGTCAAATCCAGATTGACTATAACACAGAACATGACATTACGCCAAAAACAATTAAAAAAGAAATTCGTGATTTAATTGGTATCAGTAAAGGCAAAGGTGCTGATGTAGAAGAAACAAGTCCTGACTATACTGCAATGAACAAATCAGAACGTAAAGAAGCCATTAAGAAATTGCAAAAACAAATGCATGAAGCAGCCGAAATGCTTGATTTCGAATTGGCGGCCCAAATTCGTGATATTGTCATTGAATTAAAAACAATGGATTAA
- a CDS encoding ABC transporter substrate-binding protein/permease, which yields MKNKLKVFMLAILSTTLLFGGIASAETIKIVSDTAYAPFEYKDSDQVYKGIDVDIINEVAKRQNWDYKMTYPGFDAAVNAVQSGQADALMAGTTITEERQKVFNFSDPYYDTKIVIATKKAHPISKYSQLKGKTVGVKNGTASQTFLDQNKDKYGFKVKTFDTGDLMYNSLATGSVQAVMDDQPVIQFAINQNQDLAINMDGEAIGSFGFSIKKGSKYDYLINDFNTALKEMKADGTYQKIMDKWLGKEVSTTLTSTGDANNKAKPVKETYKIVADSSFAPFEFQNGKGKYVGIDMDLIKAIAKQQGFKIEVSNPGFDAALNAVQSGQADAAIAGMSITDTRKEIFDFSDSYYTSNILLGVKSGNSIKAYKDLKGTTVGAKKGTASYDFLDKIKDKYNFKLKAFDEASSMYDSLNSGSIKALMDDEAILKYSIQQGRKFDTPINGEPSGEYGFAVKKGTNPELIEMFNNGLAKLKKTGQYDKIVNNYLASEDDKKMANKGADESTMSGLVSNNYNQLLSGLWTTLSLTLISFAIAMIIGLIFGMMAVAPSKALRIISSIFVDVVRGVPLMIVAAFIFWGIPNLIESMTGHQSPINDFLAATIALSLNGGAYIAEIVRGGIEAVPLGQMEASRSLGIPYKITMRKVILPQAIKVMLPNFINQFVISLKDTTIVSAIGLVELFQTGKIIIARNYQSFRMYAILAIIYLIMITFLTRLAKRLEKRFK from the coding sequence ATGAAGAACAAATTAAAAGTCTTTATGCTGGCAATCCTATCCACAACACTTTTGTTTGGGGGAATTGCTAGCGCTGAAACCATTAAAATCGTTTCAGACACTGCCTATGCACCATTTGAATACAAAGATTCCGATCAGGTCTATAAAGGAATTGATGTTGATATTATTAATGAAGTAGCAAAACGTCAAAATTGGGACTATAAAATGACCTATCCAGGTTTTGATGCTGCAGTAAATGCTGTTCAGTCAGGTCAAGCTGATGCTCTAATGGCCGGAACAACAATTACTGAAGAACGTCAAAAAGTGTTTAATTTTTCTGACCCATATTATGATACAAAAATAGTTATTGCAACAAAAAAAGCACATCCAATTAGTAAGTACAGTCAATTAAAAGGCAAAACAGTTGGTGTAAAAAATGGAACAGCTTCGCAAACATTTTTAGATCAAAACAAAGATAAATATGGCTTTAAGGTAAAAACTTTTGATACAGGTGATTTAATGTATAATAGCTTAGCAACAGGTTCTGTGCAAGCTGTAATGGATGATCAACCTGTCATTCAATTTGCAATTAATCAAAATCAAGATTTAGCTATAAATATGGACGGTGAAGCTATTGGTAGCTTTGGCTTCTCTATTAAAAAAGGTAGCAAATATGATTACTTGATTAATGATTTCAACACTGCTTTGAAAGAGATGAAGGCTGACGGAACTTACCAAAAGATCATGGATAAATGGCTAGGTAAAGAAGTTAGTACAACTTTAACATCTACTGGAGATGCAAATAACAAAGCAAAACCTGTTAAAGAAACATATAAAATTGTTGCCGATTCTTCATTTGCACCATTTGAATTCCAAAATGGTAAAGGCAAATACGTCGGAATCGATATGGACTTAATTAAAGCAATTGCCAAACAACAAGGATTTAAAATTGAAGTTTCAAATCCAGGATTTGATGCGGCTTTAAATGCTGTCCAATCTGGTCAAGCTGATGCAGCGATTGCTGGGATGTCTATAACTGATACTCGCAAAGAAATTTTTGATTTCTCAGATTCTTACTATACATCTAATATCTTGCTTGGTGTTAAATCAGGAAATTCTATCAAAGCTTACAAAGACTTAAAAGGAACTACTGTAGGTGCTAAAAAAGGGACTGCATCATATGATTTCCTAGACAAAATTAAGGATAAATATAATTTTAAACTAAAAGCATTTGATGAGGCTTCTTCAATGTACGATAGTTTAAATTCAGGCTCAATCAAAGCTCTAATGGATGATGAAGCTATCCTTAAGTATTCAATTCAACAAGGCCGTAAGTTTGATACACCTATTAATGGAGAACCTTCTGGAGAGTATGGTTTTGCCGTTAAAAAAGGAACTAACCCAGAACTAATAGAAATGTTTAACAATGGTCTTGCTAAACTGAAAAAAACAGGTCAATATGATAAGATTGTTAACAATTATTTAGCTTCTGAAGATGATAAAAAAATGGCTAATAAAGGTGCTGATGAGTCAACAATGAGTGGCTTAGTGTCAAATAACTATAATCAATTACTAAGTGGTCTATGGACAACTCTAAGTTTAACACTTATCTCATTTGCGATTGCCATGATAATTGGATTAATCTTTGGGATGATGGCAGTTGCTCCAAGTAAAGCATTACGTATCATTTCTTCTATATTTGTTGATGTGGTTCGTGGTGTTCCATTAATGATTGTTGCAGCATTTATTTTCTGGGGTATACCTAACCTGATTGAAAGCATGACAGGTCATCAATCACCAATTAATGATTTCTTAGCTGCTACTATTGCCCTTTCCTTAAATGGTGGTGCTTATATTGCTGAGATTGTTCGTGGTGGAATTGAGGCAGTTCCATTAGGACAAATGGAAGCCAGTCGAAGTCTTGGTATCCCTTATAAAATTACAATGCGTAAAGTTATCCTTCCTCAAGCAATTAAAGTGATGTTGCCCAACTTTATCAATCAGTTTGTTATTTCTTTAAAAGATACAACTATCGTTTCAGCAATCGGTCTAGTTGAATTATTCCAAACTGGTAAAATTATCATTGCAAGGAACTATCAATCATTCCGTATGTATGCTATTTTAGCAATCATTTACTTAATCATGATTACTTTCCTTACTAGACTTGCAAAACGTTTGGAAAAGAGGTTTAAATAA
- a CDS encoding amino acid ABC transporter ATP-binding protein, with product MAELKIDVQDLHKYFGQNEVLKGIDAKFYEGDVVCIIGPSGSGKSTFLRTLNLLESITSGKVVVDGFELSDPHTNIDKARENIGMVFQHFNLFPHMTVLENIMFAPVELGKETKEVARQHGKELLEKVGLSDKADAYPGSLSGGQKQRVAIARSLAMNPDIMLFDEPTSALDPEMVGDVLNVMRDLAEQGMTMLIVTHEMGFARQVANRVIFTDGGQFLEDGRPEDIFDNPKHPRLIEFLDKVLNV from the coding sequence ATGGCAGAATTAAAAATTGATGTTCAAGATTTACATAAATATTTTGGACAAAATGAAGTATTAAAAGGAATTGATGCTAAATTCTATGAAGGGGATGTCGTTTGTATCATTGGTCCTTCTGGCTCAGGAAAATCAACTTTCCTTCGTACCCTAAACTTACTAGAATCAATTACTTCAGGTAAAGTTGTTGTAGATGGTTTTGAATTATCAGATCCACACACCAACATTGATAAAGCTCGTGAAAATATCGGTATGGTTTTCCAACATTTCAATCTTTTCCCACATATGACTGTACTTGAAAATATTATGTTTGCACCAGTTGAGCTTGGTAAAGAAACGAAAGAAGTTGCTAGACAACATGGTAAAGAACTACTAGAAAAAGTTGGTTTATCGGACAAAGCCGATGCTTATCCTGGTAGTTTATCTGGAGGTCAAAAACAACGTGTGGCAATTGCCCGTAGTTTAGCAATGAATCCAGATATTATGTTGTTTGATGAACCTACTTCTGCACTTGACCCGGAAATGGTTGGTGACGTTCTCAATGTTATGCGTGACTTAGCTGAGCAAGGCATGACTATGTTAATCGTTACCCATGAAATGGGATTTGCCCGCCAAGTAGCAAATCGTGTTATCTTTACTGACGGTGGTCAATTCCTAGAGGATGGTCGACCAGAGGATATCTTTGATAATCCAAAACATCCTCGCCTCATTGAATTTTTAGATAAAGTTCTTAATGTATAA